In one Umezawaea sp. Da 62-37 genomic region, the following are encoded:
- a CDS encoding sigma-70 family RNA polymerase sigma factor → MRDVARHRRTQTERDQMWQPDGSLEDELIRRLYQEFGSPLLGHAMRLTGHDRQWAEDIVQETLVRAWRNAEKLERDPVLLRSWLFTVARRLVIDDRRKRSVRPQESQLTPSDEAPVRDEADRTLSAIVVAEAMSGLTAEHREAILETYLRDRTVGEAAEVLGVPAGTVKSRVYYALRALRRALQDRG, encoded by the coding sequence ATGCGTGACGTGGCGCGGCACAGACGTACGCAAACCGAGCGTGATCAGATGTGGCAACCGGACGGAAGTCTGGAAGACGAACTGATCCGACGGCTATACCAAGAATTCGGTAGTCCCCTGCTGGGACATGCCATGCGGTTGACCGGTCACGACCGGCAATGGGCGGAGGACATCGTCCAGGAGACGCTCGTCAGAGCCTGGCGCAACGCCGAGAAGCTCGAGCGCGACCCGGTGCTGCTCCGATCGTGGCTGTTCACGGTGGCTCGACGCCTGGTCATCGACGACCGGCGCAAGCGCAGCGTGCGACCCCAGGAGTCCCAGTTGACGCCGTCGGACGAGGCTCCGGTGCGTGACGAGGCCGACCGCACGCTGTCCGCGATCGTGGTCGCGGAGGCGATGAGCGGCCTGACCGCGGAGCACCGGGAGGCTATTCTCGAGACGTACCTGCGCGACCGGACCGTCGGCGAGGCCGCAGAGGTGCTCGGCGTGCCCGCGGGTACGGTGAAGTCCAGGGTTTACTACGCACTTCGCGCCCTTCGGCGGGCACTGCAGGATCGGGGCTGA
- a CDS encoding zf-HC2 domain-containing protein translates to MTALPDHIDVAAYVLGVLDEDEVDAFENHLAQCRKCALDLKDFAVLPDLLDEADQAGLLRGTAGERPDGRSVRAMLDSVSIDRGRKKRNYALAAAAVAVLLMGGTAAATVKLTSGSGNTSNVAQNVQDPPRQSAVANNETDVFQELSRSDPKTGLSAKIHARPEAWGTSIEFEVEGAKGPGRCELVALARDGGTMPVTSWLVSAPPANGDKAPVQLDGGLGMKWNDIAAFVVRDSSGATLLNMPT, encoded by the coding sequence GTGACAGCGCTGCCGGACCACATCGACGTGGCGGCGTATGTCCTCGGCGTCCTCGACGAGGACGAGGTCGACGCCTTCGAGAACCACCTCGCCCAGTGCCGCAAGTGCGCGCTGGACCTGAAGGACTTCGCCGTTCTGCCCGACCTCCTGGACGAGGCTGACCAGGCAGGACTCCTTCGGGGGACCGCGGGGGAACGCCCCGACGGTCGCTCGGTTCGCGCGATGTTGGACTCGGTGTCGATCGACCGCGGGCGCAAGAAGCGCAACTACGCGTTGGCGGCCGCAGCGGTCGCCGTGCTCTTGATGGGTGGCACCGCCGCCGCCACCGTCAAGCTCACCTCCGGCAGTGGCAACACCTCGAACGTGGCCCAGAACGTGCAGGACCCGCCGAGGCAGTCCGCGGTGGCCAACAACGAGACCGACGTGTTCCAGGAGCTCAGCCGCTCCGACCCCAAGACCGGGCTCAGCGCCAAGATCCACGCGCGTCCCGAGGCGTGGGGCACGTCCATCGAGTTCGAAGTAGAGGGCGCGAAGGGTCCCGGCCGGTGCGAACTGGTCGCCCTGGCGCGCGACGGCGGCACGATGCCCGTGACGTCGTGGCTGGTCAGCGCACCTCCGGCGAACGGCGACAAGGCCCCCGTCCAGTTGGACGGAGGCCTTGGCATGAAGTGGAACGACATCGCCGCGTTCGTGGTGCGGGACAGCAGTGGCGCGACCCTGCTGAACATGCCCACCTAG
- a CDS encoding DUF742 domain-containing protein yields the protein MNDFRVRPYALTGGRTRSNVTLDIETIVTTNEEVARDPMTDTLEHRTISALCRDPHSVAEVSARLRLPLGVVRVLLADMSDLSLITVHRNEETEGSKPTTALLERVLAGLRNL from the coding sequence ATGAACGACTTCAGGGTCCGCCCGTACGCCCTCACGGGCGGACGTACCCGTTCGAACGTCACGCTGGACATCGAGACCATCGTGACCACGAACGAGGAGGTCGCGCGCGACCCGATGACCGACACCCTGGAGCACCGGACGATCAGCGCCCTGTGCCGGGACCCGCACTCAGTGGCGGAGGTCTCCGCACGTCTGAGGCTTCCGCTGGGGGTCGTGCGGGTGCTGCTGGCGGACATGTCCGACCTGAGCCTGATCACCGTGCACCGCAACGAGGAGACCGAGGGCAGCAAGCCCACCACAGCGCTGCTGGAGAGGGTGCTGGCCGGGCTGAGGAACCTGTAG
- a CDS encoding ABC transporter ATP-binding protein → MTTVLDMQGVRHRYGGTVALDGVDLRVDAGECVALLGPNGAGKTTLVNLVIGLLARQAGSIAIVGGDPRVAASRRELGVVQQSLGFPTTLKVRELVVGAAVRAGQPRSAAGPVMAELGLAELGGRRAVKLSGGQRQRLQLAMALVGDPALLVLDEPTVGLDVAARRSFWEIVAGRCARGVGVLVTTHLIEESAGVADRVVVVDKGRVLASGTPDELVAVLPDRTIVATCSLDDSVLAAMPGVLSMSRDGRWVRLRTREPESVLRVLLAADPTLADLRVEQAGLEEAVISIGAAA, encoded by the coding sequence ATGACGACCGTGCTGGACATGCAGGGGGTGCGACACCGCTACGGCGGGACGGTCGCGCTCGACGGGGTCGACCTGCGGGTCGACGCGGGGGAGTGCGTGGCGCTGCTGGGACCCAACGGGGCGGGCAAGACCACGCTGGTGAACCTGGTGATCGGGCTGCTGGCCAGGCAGGCGGGGTCGATCGCGATCGTCGGGGGCGACCCGCGGGTCGCGGCGTCCCGGCGGGAGCTGGGGGTGGTGCAGCAGTCGCTGGGGTTCCCGACGACGCTGAAGGTGCGCGAGCTGGTCGTGGGGGCGGCCGTGCGGGCCGGGCAGCCCCGGTCGGCCGCCGGACCGGTGATGGCGGAACTGGGGTTGGCGGAGCTGGGCGGACGCCGGGCGGTGAAGCTGTCGGGTGGGCAGCGGCAGCGGTTGCAGCTGGCGATGGCGCTGGTGGGGGACCCGGCGCTGCTGGTGCTGGACGAGCCGACGGTGGGGCTGGACGTGGCGGCCCGGCGGTCGTTCTGGGAGATCGTGGCCGGTCGGTGCGCTCGCGGCGTCGGGGTGCTGGTGACGACGCACCTGATCGAGGAGTCGGCAGGGGTGGCCGACCGGGTCGTGGTGGTGGACAAGGGGCGCGTGCTGGCGTCGGGGACGCCGGACGAGCTGGTGGCGGTGCTGCCGGACCGGACGATCGTGGCCACGTGCTCGTTGGACGACTCGGTGCTGGCGGCGATGCCGGGGGTGCTGTCGATGTCCCGCGACGGGCGGTGGGTGCGACTGCGCACCCGCGAGCCCGAGTCCGTGCTGCGCGTGCTCCTGGCAGCGGATCCGACGCTGGCGGACCTCCGGGTGGAACAAGCCGGTCTGGAGGAGGCCGTCATCAGCATCGGCGCAGCCGCATGA
- a CDS encoding ABC transporter permease, translated as MELVDDLRGVVREPAALFFSIVMPVGFFVLFVSMFGRQNTGMLATFGTFGVLAVTLMNPGMGVAKDRERGWLRAKQVSAVPIGVTLAAKVVASFPYAIGVLVAMAAAAAATGSLTVTPWQMVRLVGVLVLGAFPFALLGLAIGFQASTNAAAAILNALLMPSAIFSGLWMPLEFLPSFFSHVAPFLPPYHLARLALAQIQPGEVLGHVLVLVGMTAVSAGLAGLSYRFARP; from the coding sequence GTGGAGCTCGTGGACGACCTGAGGGGTGTCGTCCGCGAGCCCGCGGCGTTGTTCTTCTCGATCGTGATGCCGGTGGGGTTCTTCGTGTTGTTCGTGTCGATGTTCGGCAGGCAGAACACCGGGATGCTGGCGACCTTCGGGACGTTCGGGGTGCTGGCGGTCACGCTGATGAACCCCGGCATGGGGGTGGCGAAGGACCGGGAGCGCGGGTGGTTGCGGGCCAAGCAGGTGTCGGCGGTGCCGATCGGGGTGACGTTGGCGGCGAAGGTGGTCGCCTCCTTCCCCTACGCGATCGGGGTGTTGGTGGCGATGGCCGCCGCGGCGGCGGCGACCGGGTCGTTGACCGTGACGCCCTGGCAGATGGTCCGACTGGTCGGGGTGCTGGTGCTCGGCGCGTTCCCGTTCGCGCTGCTCGGACTGGCCATCGGGTTCCAGGCGAGCACGAACGCGGCGGCGGCGATCCTGAACGCGCTGCTGATGCCGTCGGCGATCTTCTCGGGGCTGTGGATGCCGCTGGAGTTCCTGCCGTCGTTCTTCTCGCACGTCGCGCCGTTCCTGCCGCCCTACCACCTGGCGCGGCTGGCGCTGGCGCAGATCCAGCCCGGTGAGGTGCTCGGGCACGTGCTGGTGCTGGTCGGGATGACCGCCGTCAGTGCGGGACTGGCCGGTCTGTCCTATCGTTTCGCTCGACCATGA